The nucleotide sequence aagttccaagtttgaagtgcgatattttcaatactaattgacatttcttgttactctcttttcagaagggttgtttagaaatttagcaagctatttatcgtcttatttttattaaaattagttttaatacgtttaaaaatgaattgatatgtagaggtgactttggctcttattttggacaacttgtttattaatttgtccaacttggctgtaaatttggacagctaatccgcctcaataagatgcccattattcttcatttgatgaaccaatcttaccaagtcctcttcctgttcatgtaagggaaacgtagaatgtcacagaagcccggaaactttccatatcattcattaaagtgagttgacttcggtactccaagtacgtgcggattcgctcattccctgacctttccgggagcctttcagggcatttctcgctacatctctttcgtagagatgatgctcctttgtttctccaggcatttgtccaacctagtcatcacaaaagctaaaacttcacgaaatttcgtgagaaaaacacctgtccaaaataagagccatcacctcactggtaaatgtcttaaaacatttcccatttttcacacgaaaaatctaattcacaaggcaaatctcacttcagatcaaatgtacaaatcaccactaacgtgaatgaacaaaattttcaatgagtattcaataatatcactcaaaaaaaccgaagaaacattgttagtacttcactacagctaaataagaactgaagtaaacacgaagttctatcatatttctcgtaagcaattgctcacactgaattttcaacaaagcaatttcaacttaaatcatattcaaaatttaacgtatttagtgttaaaatcttccaaaagaacaaatatttagatagaattcattattcatcaaatattggaataaaaatccatcattttattcaatttatttttagtgtccaatgttatcctcaaagtgtccaaaataagaaactggacaaaagtATGAGCTTTTCCcctatttgagatttctggcaattcaaatgacaatgaattttgttaaataaattaaccaagacgtactttattttcataacatcatcaagtaaaggaatttcattaaaaaaatcaatgaattgcattttcgaactcatatgatatgacaaaaaaaagctcgtttgatattgtcatttttcacgaaaattacagaattcccctacaggacacGCTTTAGTCTTAGGTCACacattcccccccccccccccccccccccaaataggtcagattcattaaaggactatgagaaaaatatgaagtgttcgaaggtagagactgtgtgcgaagcttgaaagccttcgcATATGTTTCTGTCTAGGGTTTAATTGCTAATTCCTATGAACTTTTTTAAGACAAGATTATTTCTTTTGTTGACCTTTTAAACTATTTATAATAGAAATTTATCAgcaataagcccagataagcctatgatggctgagattctttacaagcaACCTTGGATTGTTTGGTGAAGAATCGTGtcaagccaattttatccatttctgcTACCAAGAACAATAATTGAGAATTCATGGACTTATCACTGTACATTTTacacctttaactctttccggaccgcagcatatgctgcaagtcaatttcacaatttttaatcaaaaatatctaagctccggaattaattgaggttctataaaaaatatcttacatttggacatctttatagtttgtaatcattcacaagaatcggatttatatcagttctgaataattaaaaaacattgtttttcatagaatattcatatgcttctttgggtactacagtcccaaaagagacgaaagagttaaggaatgagggatctaaattgaattttattttctgtccaTTTGTTGCAGAAATGGATCAAAGATACAGATGTTTTGGGCATTGTGCTGAAAGATTCACTTCATCAGCCACAATATGTGGAGAAATTGGAGAAGATTCTTCGGTTTCTCATTAAGGAGAAGTCCCTGACATTGGAAGATCTCAATGCCATGTGGCGTGCACAGGCGGGAAAACATGAGGCTATTGTGAAAAATCTCCATGATTTATTGGCAAAATTGGCATGGGATTTCAATGCTGAACAATTGGACTATCTCTTTGATTGTTTTCAGGTAAGAGTAATTTAGAGTTTGCATGTtggttttatgtttttttttttaaattaattgaaatatttaggcAAGTATGACAACGGCTAATAAGAAACAACGTGAACGTCTGTTGGAACTAATACGTCGTTTGGCTGAAGACGATAAAAATGGTTTGATGGCAAATAAAGTGTTGAAATTATTCTGGACACTGGCTCATAGTGCCGAAGTGCCACCGGAAGTGTTGGATCAGGCATTGGCGTCTCATGTGAAAATACTGGATTACAGTTGTTCACAGGAGAGGGATGCACAGAAGCAGATGTGGCTGACAAAGTGTGTAGAAGAGTTAAAATCATCGGAAAATTGGGCATTGCCGGCATTACGATTGATCCGTGAGATTTGCTGCCTCTATGAGGCCACAGCCAATCATCAGCCTCGTCAGCAGCAGTGCCTGAATAGGCAGCATGTGATTGAGAGACTTCAGAATGAGCATACATTGGTGATTTTGGTGACACATAGTTTGACAACGTATATGGATCGTGTGAGGACATTGGTGAAGGAAAATGCTGATTTGGAACCAAATACACTTATACTCGATGGACGGTATCCGCATCCTCAGCAATTGCAGGAGAGATtggattttctcaaatttctccTGAAAGATGGACAATTGTGGCTGTGTGCTGATCAAGCTGAACAAATATGGAATTGTTTGGCTGTCAATGCGGCATTTCCGAGTGATCGTGAAGAGTGTTTTCGGTGGTTTGGTAAATTGATGGGTGATGAACCAGATCTCGATCCGGGTATTAATAAAGATTTCTTCGAGAAGAACCTCCTGCAGCTCGATCCGCAATTACTCACGGAAAGTGGTATAAAGTGTTTTGAGCGTTTTTTCAAGGCGGTCAATTCCAAAGAATTGAAATTACAAGCAAAATTTCGTGGATATGTGTTGGATGATGAAGATCTCATTGGTAAAGACTATCTGTGGCGTGTGATAACGACAGGTGGTGAGGAGATTGCTTGTAAAGCAATTGAATTGCTAAAGGAGGTGTCTACGGCTCTGGGACCACGGTTGCAGGCCAATGTTGgtattttccatgaaaatttcattgatgAGTGCTGTGATCGTTTGCGATCTCATTATGACAATGTATTGCAAGTGAATAAGATCATTGAGGATGTGGTGAAACAGAATGAAGACTGCAATGATATTAAAGCAATGAGAATTGCTGAGGCTGATAAAATGTGTAGGGTATTGCGTGTACTGCAGGAGTACATTAAAGAGTGCGATAGGACATTCAATGGTGATCGATACTATTTGCCACTGAGTCGAGCATGTCGTGGTAAATACTTGAATCTGTACATTAGATTCCAAAATCCTGGTCGTCAAATTGATGATATGGAAATAATAACGCATAGTAATGAAACAGTTGCGGCATTTAAGAGGAATCTACTGAAACGGATTAAAGGGACAACATTGACGAGCATTAAAGTTGATCTCTACTACAGTAGTGGAGAATTGATTGAAGTAGCTGATGATCGGAGTCCATTGTCGCATTTTATGTTGGTGGAAAAGACAATGTTGACGGCTAAATTGACACCAATGGGTGTTGGTATGGCTAGTTCACCGGATAGTTCGAGTGATAGTAGCACAGGATCACCACCACGTCCATGTCCTGATATGACACGCCTAGAATCAGAGGCATCTCTACCGGGTGTCATAATATCTCAAAAGCCACAATATGTGGAATTCTTTCTGAAACTCTATCAACTTGGCAGTGATATGGAACACAGTACCCTACGCGAATGTAGTCTACTACTTCATCTACTGCCACTTGATCGATTTACCATGCAACAACTTGAAACTATGTGCGCAATACGTATTGATGCTGTAGTTATTAGTAGCAGTGGTGATCAACAACGGATCAATAGTGATTTGTCAATGCTGGAGGAACAACCAACACTCGAATCAATGTTTCTCCATGCAACACCTGCCCAAGTGCTTTACAATCTCGAAGTTCTCCATGCTATGCTTATTCCGGCCCTTGAACCACTCAGTGATGGTAATTTACTGCGTCTACAGTCAATATGGTTGTATTCGGGTGTAGCACATTTTATATTGGAACTCCTGACAAAGAATAATTTTCTCCCAAATGCCGATATGAATACGAAACGGGCGGCATTTCAGTGTGTTTTGCGACTGGCGAAGCTCTTTCTCTATATTGTTGGCTGTGTTCTTAGTAGAGTTGGTGATGAACCTGTGACGGCGGCACATGTTGATGGGGCAAGGAGTCAAGTGGAAATACTAAAACAACTTCTAACAACAATTTCGGGTAATAGTGAACAGACACTCAAGACGATAGCATCAAAATTGGCACAGAGTTTGGCCGAAGAGATGCTATCGGCTGGACATCAGGGTGAAATATGTCGACGACTATTTGGTTCGGCACTTCAGTGGTCACTGCCAGATATGGCAACAATTAAGGCAATTGTACAACTAGCATGGGCAGCATCATGTGGATGTCTCAATAAACTCAATGTATCATCGTCATTTACACCAGAAAGTACAATGCCTGAATCAATGGACTTTACTGTATGCAAGGAGGCCCTAGATGTTCTAACAATATCATTAGTCCTCAATCCAAATGCCACAGAAGCTCTCAATCATGATATGGCATGGCCAAAATTTATCACAAGTCTCGTACTGATGAATCCATCGAGGCATGTGAGAAAAGTGGCATCGGACAAACTCTTTCTTATATGCACATACTGTGCTGCTGATCGACGACCATTCACGTACATGGTGATCCTCCTTGTTGGTTCAATACATTCAGTTGTACCACAATATGCTGCCACATGTGCTGAATTCTTTCAACTTCTCTGTCGTATTCTCAACTATGGTTGTCTCTACAATTGGCCACTACCAGTAAGTGATGTCCTGTTCTCCCAAGAGATCACCTGGCTACGTACAATACGGAGTACAGTAAAACAAACAGGAGAGACACAAGTGCATGAAGATCTCCTCGAGGGACATTTGAATTTGGCCAAAGAACTCATGTTTTACCTCTCACCCGAATCAAAAGGACGCCTAAATTCACTAATTCAAGAATTAGTAGATGACTTTCTCTTCCCAGCATCGCGACAGTATCTGGCTATGAGGCGCAATGAGACAATTCCCGAATACAATGGTCCACCGCCAGTTTGTCGTAGTTCACACACAATTGCAGCTGCCTGTGACCTTCTTGTGGCACTATGTCAAAATTCTGTGCCGAATATGAAATTACTTGTAAATACCCTTATGGATATGTTTTGTTCGGACACTGAGCCATTGCGTGAGTGGGAATACTTACCGCCAGTTGGTCCGAGGTCCAATAAGGGTTTCTGTGGCCTCAAGAATGCTGGAGCAACGTGCTACATGAATTCTGTTCTGCAGCAACTTTACATGGTGCCATCAATTCGATTGGGTATTCTGTCGGCTGCTGGAGCATGTACGGATCCCAATGAGGATTTCAGTGGGGAAACCGATACGGCCGATTTGGTGTCAGAGGATGAGAATAACCGACGAAACTATCATGTTGGTATTCTGAAACATGTCCAGGCCATTTTTGCCCACCTGGGGCACAGTGCTCTACAATTCTATGTTCCACGTGGTCTATGGAGCCATTTCAAGTGAGTTGATTGTCACTATGttacttttattatttctaCTTTGAAATAGGAAATAATTTTGGCCTCGGACCCCGAATAAACTCAAGCTAATACTCGAGAAtatatcctgtaaaatttggcggtaaaggattaGAGAGGAAATGAATGCCAAGAATCTTtaattgatgatcctaagccctcatACGGGCTAAAGACCAAagacttagctatatggcttaactgttctaatttcggctgagtttttaaaattttcaaattaatatttcgatttctgagaaatgtcacgCAGTTTGTtcatctgtccgtccggctagagagagagagagagtaagaGGCTAGAGAGCCTGGCTAGAGACCAAGCGGTAAAacatagcgacttgggaccttcgggaactCCCCCATAGGTCGACCCAAGGATGGTTAACATGATCTACATTTTCCTATCATCGCACCCCGTCCTCACCAGaaccattttttttagatattataCAGACAGACATTTCATCCTTATACGAAATTACTGTTGAATAGTttctaataacgggttttcaaggtcaaaggttaaaaagtcactagagagcgtatttctcgtCCAAATGGTATTTTgtttgggctttttggaaaggtcttggaataaaCCGAGAACcgataaacagtaaatgatgtgaaagaaaTGGTCTGTACTGCTGTAGTTTGAAACGTccaaattctgtcaaaaattgttctcaatgttaAGAAGCCTGTAAGATGTCTCTGTTTCTCAGAATCAGTTAGCCCTTGTAGTCGatattttccacctgatagcgaaatagagcccggctggtggattcccttccccgttcgcgggaaattcatatttcccgcctctcgctccaagcaaggccttttaccggtggtatagttctgttgcccgccaTGTGGGGGATTGTCTGACAggcgacactgtcagtcagtcggtaacatggcctggaagagttcggatgggggcacagagctgggtcgctgccgggcaattggccgcgataagccttggtctccttaaggaatctttcagggctaAAGCCCGACTACACCCTGAGAAGACCATTAGCGTTCTGAAGAGAATAAAAAAGTCCTGTAAGAGTCATCGTTAATGATGGATACACCAAATTATatacaatattaaatttagGATTGATTCCACGGGGTGTGGGTCTAACAATCCCATttataataatggatgttccgaattGCCCTTGCGGAAAGACCTAAAATTCCTCTATGGACCTATTATTACAATATTAGGCCCATATCTGTTCACAATTCTTTTCTTAGTATCCCGGAACCACCTTAAGTATTTGCTAACAGAGCTTTTGTCTTGTACccaatagggtaaaatgaggtaatttggagccatttacaatttgggacatttgagattttcttattgtttcagatgagtaaagagaaaacaaagaccgcgaaatagatGGACAACGactaagaagaaaaggaacagttCTTCCCTTTGAAtctctgaaacagtgagaaaatctcaaatgtcccaaattgtaaatagttccaaattacctcattttaccctactagGTATAAATTATGCAATAGATTATAATGAACAGAACGGTgtggatagaaaaaaaaactaggacatctaaatgtaaaaaagaaaaatgaaggcAGAATGAGAAtccgaaaaaaatattgttcagaGAAGAGACACAATGCAGGATAAGGCGCCTCTTCGTCAGGCGCCGCAATCCGCCACCAGTTGGTTAATGCATCAATCAAGACACAGATAGATTCATGTGAATAGAAAATGAGCAAAACTCGAAAAATTTGAAAGTCGtaacaaaataattcaattgacGTAACAAGAActttgaaaatatatatatttttcttatttttgaaaatctgaaaTTGCAGTGATATTATGGTTTACTTTTAGAGGTCCAATCAGCCTCGTTATTTAATTACCTAAAATAGAGGACAAACAGTATGAAATAGCAAGTTGAGGTTTTCGGGGGATCCCGcataagaccgtcttcagactagaggttaatCCTAGTTTCCgaatatctcaaaatcctaaatagtctATATCTAAGTCAAAATTGTCCCTAAAATTGTCGACTGATAAGaatctagagaagttaagcctcaTGGCtaggccttaggtctgaagcccgtaaaaGTTGACCATAAGTTGAGAATCCGAATACAATGAAGTTCAGATGATAACAATATAGAACAACTAATCACAGAATaacatattttgtattttttcaattctactgggaatttgcaaaatgttcctaaatcgtataacccataaaCGGGTTCGTAAGAgtgttttttcacaaatattgtaaataaaatgattttataacgaacaattttgatttcttttagaaaactttgtaaaaaaaagtatttgtcTGACAAAATTTATTACAATGTTTTTCAAAACCCGACcggaattcataaacatttactaaatattttctcgGTAGACGTGTTAACaatcacaaaaattattttaaaattcgagAACCTTAAACATCAAGATTATAAAGAATATTGTtgaattgagacgctcagagcaaaagagGCCCACcgtaaatgtatttttttattaaaatagccCATCAATGTTCTGAGCAACACAATTATGTTTTGTAATTTGAAGTTTTGCAGATGATTGATAaagactattaaaaaaaaatacatttcgctccttggaaattacaaggggccaactcactttttggcgattttgaggttttaatgcactcagacagagaatttaataaaatttcagatgatatgagttaataaatttcgttattagaaaagtttttccaaattttactctTCATGATtacttgcgcggttttgtttgcagtcaaggggcacaaaatagatttatcgttcaaatttttgtgaaacaagggactaactcaagcaagttgatcccgtgtcattctaatttcatgaaaatttgcgcatcatttagaatgacaaagagctaactcataaaaaaacatattttgaaaggtaaaaatatgtatgtttcgatgtttataataatgctcatacaaatggaaaagaattaaattatttttattaacatacataattgagataattatttatacaaagttgaatcttttatgctgtctcctgaaaaatggctcagattgagttggccccttgtaatttccaaggagcgatttaaTAAGTAAATTCAAAGACAACCAGTACGGggaagtggcctgcctttgaatgtgaaaaatagaatattcaaaggctgccacattcaaaggcaggccactttgcCCTACCTCTTTTCAGGCTTAGGGAAATAGTCAGATTTGACAtggatttttccatttttatagATTGCAAGGTGAACCAGTAAATTTGCGAGAACAACAAGATGCTGTTGAATTTTTCATGTCACTCTTTGAGAGTCTCGATGAAGGTCTAAAGGCACTTGGGCATCCGCAACTGATGGGTGCCACCCTAGGGGGATGCTTTAGTGATCAGAAAATATGCCAAGAATGTCCTCATCGTTATTCAAAGGAGGAACCTTTCAGTGTCTTCAGTGTTGATATAAGAAATCACAGTTCTCTCACTGATTCACTCGAACAGTATGTGAAGGGAGAATTGCTCGAGGGTGCCGATGCTTATCATTGTGATAAATGTGATAAAAAGGTATtgtactactttttttttactacaaGAATAAATTATACTTCAGTTtacatttttgaataaaattttctgttatttCCTTCCAGGTGGTTACAGTTAAAAGGCTTTGTGTTAGAAAACTGCCTCCAGTGTTGGCTATTCAACTAAAGAGATTTGAGTACGATTACGAACGTGTTTGTGCGATTAAATTCAatgattattttgaattttcgcgAATACTCGATATGGAGCCTTATACAGGTGAGCGTAAATTCTATTGGTTcatcaatttcaatattttaattctttttttttctacataaaaTCAGTGTCTGGATTAGCAAAAATTGATGGAGAAGTGATTGAGGTGGATGATCCGACTGAAGATCAACCAGCAACGACAAAGTATCAATTGACGGGAATTGTTGTGCACAGTGGACAAGCAAGTGGGGGTCACTATTTCAGCTATATCTTGCATCGTGATCCAATAACGGGCAAGGAAAAGTGGTATAAATTTGATGATGGTGAAGTGAGTGAGTGCAAGATGCATGAAGATGAAGAAATGAAGACTCAGTGCTTTGGTGGTGATTACATGGGTGAAGTGTATGATAATAATCTCAAGAGGATGCAGTATCGACGACAGAAGAGATGGTGGAATGCATATATGCTCTTCTATACACGATGTGATCAGACACCAATTCAGCAAAAGCCCAGCATTGAGCAGCTTTCACTGGCAGACAGTCGAAACTGTGTCCTACCAATGCCGGAACCCATTGAGAAAAGTGTCAGGTGAGTTTATGTtatattttattactattttttggggttgaacaaaattttacattttcgttcgattaggaaaaaaattaattttgctaaGTTTAATACTTTaacatgtttgcaaaaaaaatagtaCATTTGGACAgcgtattattattttttgcttaATAAAAAAGAGCCTAAATCCGTAAATATTTAGAAGAACTTTGAACCGAATATGGCTAAGGGGTTTCTTGTGCTACCTGAAATCCTGAGAATTTTctaattgatacatttttataggaaatctaACACGATACAACTATCAAAAACTATCTTGCTCTATTGCgaaagaaaatatgtttttttttattcatttccaaAAAGGTTTTTCTtgggaagaaaattctctttggTTATAGGaggcagaaaaggcgaactggagacAAGTTGGCCGTATAGGCCATAtagggtgaatggtggaaagcgagacacttaagaaaaaaatcaatttcaaatgcatttttaaactgaataaataattattttttaccatttttttgtatcatgggattctttgacaaatattttaacagaatcttaacagttgttattaaatattgcaaccgaataatcggaaaattcacggaaattaaaaaataacacattttgaaaagatggacaaaattttggaaagttggacaaaaacttttggaaagttggacatagtcatattaatgacaaaatatcatacaaaatatgtagaaaatcaaatgttgagggttttctctgtatacttgcacatttgatggttatgctaatccgtCCTTTATGTCCAGTtaaacagttgaggaacgctaattaccaagaacttcctggacgtccaaccaaaaagaggttctgtaaatttcgcAGACGCCTCgtgctgtccagcagttatagctttaaagcggatgcaatttttagcacatttcaattttccattcgcccaaatccttttccacttgctttgggagttctgtagaggttcctatttgtctttctccaggagtttttgcgaAATTGACTACCCACTctatcagaaaaagtggtcttcggaatctggaaatccttgcagcctttttcagga is from Phlebotomus papatasi isolate M1 chromosome 1, Ppap_2.1, whole genome shotgun sequence and encodes:
- the LOC129800587 gene encoding probable ubiquitin carboxyl-terminal hydrolase FAF isoform X3; this encodes MTYDTRGRTSSDQQQSHPPQVDGGSNSSNQGGSTTGQSGSEQQPPATQQQTVSATSSETETLTPEELIASFPLAKLNSLTTKISSARWVVPVLPEQELECLLNSAIALTSAGVDHDCEPCMRFYRDGLTTSFMKILTDEAVNSWKYNIHYCILMSCGKLLQLTALHMKRDNPYLLDLLAVVLDPDNKFHTFNASRQPEIYLPGTNGVGLQSPIWGNMEDIYAVSPAEPRHPKGWLVDLLNRFGQLGGFDNLLERFNTGIALLKKPVSSEDMQSSSAGTTSSLSLSDDSTKMKTSTVSSSGTNSTSTSLVLEDNNKITLPLIHALVRPFGQCYELLTIPTIEKYFMPIWGVVLELLDGLTDEELKKEAKPEGRSDSINGIVRAARCLASRLPNQENLIKELEMFRLKMILRLLQVSSFNGKMNALNEINKVLSTVAYYPHRNQGPHLQQDDEMDWLTAEKMAKWIKDTDVLGIVLKDSLHQPQYVEKLEKILRFLIKEKSLTLEDLNAMWRAQAGKHEAIVKNLHDLLAKLAWDFNAEQLDYLFDCFQASMTTANKKQRERLLELIRRLAEDDKNGLMANKVLKLFWTLAHSAEVPPEVLDQALASHVKILDYSCSQERDAQKQMWLTKCVEELKSSENWALPALRLIREICCLYEATANHQPRQQQCLNRQHVIERLQNEHTLVILVTHSLTTYMDRVRTLVKENADLEPNTLILDGRYPHPQQLQERLDFLKFLLKDGQLWLCADQAEQIWNCLAVNAAFPSDREECFRWFGKLMGDEPDLDPGINKDFFEKNLLQLDPQLLTESGIKCFERFFKAVNSKELKLQAKFRGYVLDDEDLIGKDYLWRVITTGGEEIACKAIELLKEVSTALGPRLQANVGIFHENFIDECCDRLRSHYDNVLQVNKIIEDVVKQNEDCNDIKAMRIAEADKMCRVLRVLQEYIKECDRTFNGDRYYLPLSRACRGKYLNLYIRFQNPGRQIDDMEIITHSNETVAAFKRNLLKRIKGTTLTSIKVDLYYSSGELIEVADDRSPLSHFMLVEKTMLTAKLTPMGVGMASSPDSSSDSSTGSPPRPCPDMTRLESEASLPGVIISQKPQYVEFFLKLYQLGSDMEHSTLRECSLLLHLLPLDRFTMQQLETMCAIRIDAVVISSSGDQQRINSDLSMLEEQPTLESMFLHATPAQVLYNLEVLHAMLIPALEPLSDGNLLRLQSIWLYSGVAHFILELLTKNNFLPNADMNTKRAAFQCVLRLAKLFLYIVGCVLSRVGDEPVTAAHVDGARSQVEILKQLLTTISGNSEQTLKTIASKLAQSLAEEMLSAGHQGEICRRLFGSALQWSLPDMATIKAIVQLAWAASCGCLNKLNVSSSFTPESTMPESMDFTVCKEALDVLTISLVLNPNATEALNHDMAWPKFITSLVLMNPSRHVRKVASDKLFLICTYCAADRRPFTYMVILLVGSIHSVVPQYAATCAEFFQLLCRILNYGCLYNWPLPVSDVLFSQEITWLRTIRSTVKQTGETQVHEDLLEGHLNLAKELMFYLSPESKGRLNSLIQELVDDFLFPASRQYLAMRRNETIPEYNGPPPVCRSSHTIAAACDLLVALCQNSVPNMKLLVNTLMDMFCSDTEPLREWEYLPPVGPRSNKGFCGLKNAGATCYMNSVLQQLYMVPSIRLGILSAAGACTDPNEDFSGETDTADLVSEDENNRRNYHVGILKHVQAIFAHLGHSALQFYVPRGLWSHFKLQGEPVNLREQQDAVEFFMSLFESLDEGLKALGHPQLMGATLGGCFSDQKICQECPHRYSKEEPFSVFSVDIRNHSSLTDSLEQYVKGELLEGADAYHCDKCDKKVVTVKRLCVRKLPPVLAIQLKRFEYDYERVCAIKFNDYFEFSRILDMEPYTVSGLAKIDGEVIEVDDPTEDQPATTKYQLTGIVVHSGQASGGHYFSYILHRDPITGKEKWYKFDDGEVSECKMHEDEEMKTQCFGGDYMGEVYDNNLKRMQYRRQKRWWNAYMLFYTRCDQTPIQQKPSIEQLSLADSRNCVLPMPEPIEKSVRSQNIRFLHSRSFFSPEFFNFILKLVNCSVPSPRSEKITQHAEELLLLGVQLASQFLFHSGFRTKKTLRGAAIDWYDSLCQHVRHSAVVRSWFAQNALLNPPTRLAEYILIAPSPEVRAVFVKLVVFFCHFAINDDPIANFEGSNLCEQVLISVLSLLKGEVAEHGKHLPHYFSLFCMYAGLGLQEKHQLLKLNVPAIFMQVALDDGPGPPIKYQYPEWSKLHQVVSHLVRCSDVSSRCTSSKSESGVRPLPNPYLEPNILSENLAPLSPEACEYLFGRTTYVKKVIEDTNVGDEGLKLLQYCSWENPHFSRTVLTELMWQCGFAYWHDMRHHTDLLLNILLMEDSWQHHRIHNALLGVSEEREGLLDTIMRSKIHYQKRAYQIIKCLVQLFRRSPVAHSMLSNNAKLTRQWTDAVEWLQDELERTRSVGGQYNYSSWSPPAQSNDSTNGYMLERSQSAKNVLQAAVELFPEEVSEEPDEPIIQVDTDVGQIDETGSATTVVAGPEFVDPLRKDDEVTAAPGTVLTTVTATTGHSTAVTTTPAVVVKNDSVKAESNEGEMTFMMILNKTMTQMRVSSNQSPSGVESDGESSTTRTVNQRSGHTVQMEGNALTSSGEGSSSTTTTITTTTPAVNSTKQKFEQT